AGTCGCCCGCGAAGCGGATGACGACACGATCCTTCTCCACGACCTGCGAGCGGTCGACGTCGGTGTCGGGGGTGGCAGTCATAGGTCGGTCGTGTCCTCGTTCCGGACGGGTGCGGAGAGTACTGAGGCGAGGTTAACTCCCAATTCGTCCCAGTGTCCCCGCACCCTGCCTGATGTCACACCTCGTCAAAAGGTGGGCGTCCCCTGCTCAGGAACGGCTGATCTTCGCCTGCAGGGCGGCGAGGCGGGTGCGGAACTCCTCGGAGTGCACCGACTCGGCCTGCGCCCGGACCTCGATCTCCAGCACCTCGGCCTGCGTCGAGAGCGCCGCCGCCAGCCGCATGGTCGCCTTCGTCGTGACCGTGAGGTCGCGGGGGTTGGCCGCGGCCCGGGCACCCATCTCGATCGCGGCCGCCACCACGTCGTCGACGGCGCGGTGCACCAGCCCGATCCGCTCGGCCTCGGCGGCGTCGACGACCTCGCCGAACAGCGTCAGCGCGGCCGCCGCCTGCGCGCCGAGGACCCGGTGCGCCATCCAGGTGTACCCACCGCCCGGGTGCAGGCCCAGCGGCAGGAACCGGGCGTCGAACTTCGCCTTCGGGCCGGCCAGGCGGACGTCGGCGGCCAGCGCGAGGTTCATCCCGGCCCCGACCGCGGCCCCGTTGACGGCGGCGATCGTCGGCAGCGGGCAGTCGGCGATCGCCAGGAAACCCGCGTAGACCCGCTTCAGGGTGGCGGGGTCCGCCGTCGCCAGCTCGGCGAGGTCGCCGCCCGCGCAGAAGCCGGGATCCTCCCCGGTGACGACGATCGCGCCG
This sequence is a window from Pseudonocardia petroleophila. Protein-coding genes within it:
- a CDS encoding enoyl-CoA hydratase, which translates into the protein MADITVHSATTDGVALLTLSHPARRNAMNLELSGLLAAAVDAAVADPTVGAIVVTGEDPGFCAGGDLAELATADPATLKRVYAGFLAIADCPLPTIAAVNGAAVGAGMNLALAADVRLAGPKAKFDARFLPLGLHPGGGYTWMAHRVLGAQAAAALTLFGEVVDAAEAERIGLVHRAVDDVVAAAIEMGARAAANPRDLTVTTKATMRLAAALSTQAEVLEIEVRAQAESVHSEEFRTRLAALQAKISRS